The following are encoded in a window of Stigmatopora nigra isolate UIUO_SnigA chromosome 23, RoL_Snig_1.1, whole genome shotgun sequence genomic DNA:
- the rps16 gene encoding small ribosomal subunit protein uS9 — protein sequence MPAKGPLQSVQVFGRKKTATAVAHCKRGNGLIKVNGRPLEMIEPATLQYKLLEPVLLLGKERFAGVDIRVRVKGGGHVSQVYAIRQAISKSLVAYYQKYVDEASKKEIKDILIQYDRTLLVADPRRCESKKFGGPGARARYQKSYR from the exons ATGCCGGCCAAAGGTCCTCTGCAATCGGTCCAGGTTTTTGGGCGTAAA AAAACTGCCACTGCAGTTGCCCACTGCAAAAGAGGCAATGGCCTGATTAAAGTAAACGGCAGACCCTTAGAGATGATCGAGCCCGCCACTCTTCAATACAAG CTCCTGGAGCCTGTGCTGTTGCTGGGTAAAGAGCGTTTCGCCGGTGTGGACATTAGAGTCCGCGTCAAGGGAGGTGGACATGTCTCTCAGGTTTATG CCATCCGCCAGGCCATATCCAAATCACTGGTGGCGTACTATCAGAAAT ATGTGGACGAAGCCTCTAAGAAAGAAATCAAGGACATCCTGATCCAGTACGATAGGACCCTGTTGGTTGCTGACCCACGTCGCTGCGAGTCCAAGAAATTTGGTGGACCCGGAGCTCGCGCCCGCTACCAGAAGTCCTACCGTTAA